From Miscanthus floridulus cultivar M001 chromosome 15, ASM1932011v1, whole genome shotgun sequence, the proteins below share one genomic window:
- the LOC136509007 gene encoding uncharacterized protein isoform X4: MPPLPTSCRLIARAQQLWNEWEVQCLVLVSFWLQTFLLFAAGFRKHRRSRVLSGLLWLAYLSADSVAIYVLGRLTLHTGDPRHQLVIFWAPFLLLHLGGQETIAAFSMEDCALWKRHLLNLATQSTLAIYVVGKQWRGDMRLMAPMLIMFVCGVGKYAERAWDLRRAGSRAPGSRSIAGHVTGARREFEREVFWYYDRLNQILSEKLQLNFELVTEVATRGFQLSLDFLMDVIPAKSLRPETDWNEGLVARIKSSENRADLVYRLAEVQLSLIYDYLYTKFGGFLGVLHRPTTFVLTSIALCSFRIVLADQNQKGTPTPTSSYYGTDVIISYILLAGAFALEISSILMWFTSSYWPYMTIASLQNRRRHKAFQTMLLIIARRLGRESRVEWSGKLPQYNMIGACIREKQAGGTWDKMMLCIGIERDYTTQVVVSPEVKMVLLDRLLEIATSTSSAAEDLDFGTFRGQWARNGVHWPCFSGCEEAAHPPGRSSEDHPPSSGSAAQEALGNSAIQDLDFVSSAILWHFVTDICLEASPADDHHANSCSSRMRRASEEFSNYIMYLVVKCSIMLGSDGHYGVKVARRDVTLFLGMVVDRTEFIQKVRDGDLALNLKEFPALHRAHRVSSELLKIKAHNRWKLIALVWVEMLCYVAHNCGAGFHAKHLSTGGEFVTHVKMLLFILGFPLRGHTKEQLFPSEEIEERKFFKSSHPWRRG; encoded by the exons ATGCCACCGCTGCCGACATCGTG CAGGTTGATTGCGCGAGCTCAACAACTGTGGAACGAATGGGAGGTCCAGTGCCTGGTGCTAGTGAGCTTCTGGCTGCAGACCTTTCTCCTCTTCGCCGCGGGCTTCCGGAAGCACCGCAGATCGCGCGTGCTCAGCGGGCTGCTGTGGCTTGCCTACCTCTCTGCAGACTCCGTTGCTATCTACGTCCTGGGCCGGCTCACGCTGCACACCGGCGATCCACGCCACCAGCTGGTGATCTTCTGGGCACCATTCCTGCTGCTACATCTTGGCGGGCAGGAGACCATCGCAGCTTTCTCTATGGAGGACTGCGCGCTGTGGAAGCGGCACCTGCTGAACCTGGCGACCCAGTCGACGCTAGCCATTTACGTCGTCGGCAAGCAGTGGCGAGGGGACATGCGTCTTATGGCCCCCATGCTGATCATGTTCGTCTGCGGGGTGGGCAAGTACGCTGAGAGAGCGTGGGATCTCAGGAGGGCAGGCTCACGGGCACCTGGAAGCAGGTCCATCGCTGGTCATGTTACCGGCGCCAGGCGGGAATTCGAACGTGAAGTGTTTTGGTATTACGACAGGCTGAACCAAATCCTTTCGGAGAAACTCCAGCTCAACTTCGAGCTAGTCACGGAGGTGGCCACCCGGGGCTTCCAGCTGAGCTTAGATTTTCTCATGGACGTGATACCTGCGAAATCCCTGCGCCCTGAAACCGACTGGAACGAAGGCCTCGTGGCGAGGATCAAATCTTCTGAGAATCGAGCAGATCTGGTGTACAGGTTGGCCGAAGTTCAGCTCTCCTTGATCTATGACTACTTGTACACCAAGTTTGGAGGCTTCTTGGGCGTGCTGCATCGGCCAACCACCTTTGTTCTAACCTCTATAGCTCTGTGCTCATTCCGCATTGTTCTGGCTGACCAGAACCAGAAGGGGACACCAACACCAACCAGCAGCTACTATGGAACTGATGTTATCATATCATACATATTGCTTGCCGGTGCCTTTGCGCTGGAGATCTCCTCCATCCTCATGTGGTTCACGTCATCATACTGGCCATACATGACCATTGCATCCCTTCAGAATCGGCGTCGCCACAAAGCTTTCCAGACAATGTTGCTCATCATTGCTAGGCGCCTAGGTCGAGAGAGCAGAGTTGAATGGTCGGGGAAGTTGCCTCAATACAACATGATTGGTGCATGCATCCGGGAGAAGCAAGCTGGCGGCACATGGGACAAAATGATGCTATGTATCGGCATCGAGAGAGACTACACCACACAAGTTGTTGTCTCCCCCGAGGTAAAGATGGTGCTTCTTGACCGACTGCTTGAGATAGCCACTTCCACTTCAAGTGCCGCAGAGGACCTGGACTTCGGTACTTTCCGTGGCCAGTGGGCTCGCAATGGAGTTCATTGGCCTTGCTTCTCTGGATGTGAAGAAGCTGCTCATCCGCCCGGCCGTTCCTCTGAAGACCACCCCCCTTCCTCTGGAAGTGCAGCTCAAGAAGCACTTGGGAATAGTGCAATCCAAGATTTGGATTTTGTATCAAGTGCCATTCTTTGGCACTTTGTTACGGACATATGCCTAGAGGCTAGTCCGGCTGATGACCACCATGCAAACAGTTGCAGCTCCAGGATGAGAAGGGCTAGCGAAGAGTTTTCGAATTACATCATGTACCTCGTTGTCAAGTGCAGTATAATGCTTGGAAGCGATGGGCATTACGGGGTCAAAGTCGCACGACGCGATGTGACGCTGTTTCTTGGCATGGTCGTTGACCGGACGGAGTTCATCCAGAAAGTGCGTGATGGCGACCTTGCTCTCAACCTTAAGGAATTCCCTGCACTTCATCGAGCACACCGTGTCTCCTCAGAGCTGCTTAAGATAAAAGCACACAACAGGTGGAAACTCATCGCATTGGTATGGGTGGAGATGCTTTGCTACGTTGCACATAATTGTGGGGCTGGATTCCATGCCAAGCACCTCAGCACCGGTGGAGAGTTCGTCACCCATGTCAAGATGCTGTTGTTTATCCTAGGCTTTCCTTTGCGTGGGCATACTAAGGAACAGCTATTTCCTTCAGAAGAGATAGAAGAGAGAAAGTTCTTCAAGAGTTCTCATCCTTGGAGACGGGGATGA
- the LOC136509007 gene encoding uncharacterized protein isoform X3 yields the protein MPPLPTSCSRLIARAQQLWNEWEVQCLVLVSFWLQTFLLFAAGFRKHRRSRVLSGLLWLAYLSADSVAIYVLGRLTLHTGDPRHQLVIFWAPFLLLHLGGQETIAAFSMEDCALWKRHLLNLATQSTLAIYVVGKQWRGDMRLMAPMLIMFVCGVGKYAERAWDLRRAGSRAPGSRSIAGHVTGARREFEREVFWYYDRLNQILSEKLQLNFELVTEVATRGFQLSLDFLMDVIPAKSLRPETDWNEGLVARIKSSENRADLVYRLAEVQLSLIYDYLYTKFGGFLGVLHRPTTFVLTSIALCSFRIVLADQNQKGTPTPTSSYYGTDVIISYILLAGAFALEISSILMWFTSSYWPYMTIASLQNRRRHKAFQTMLLIIARRLGRESRVEWSGKLPQYNMIGACIREKQAGGTWDKMMLCIGIERDYTTQVVVSPEVKMVLLDRLLEIATSTSSAAEDLDFGTFRGQWARNGVHWPCFSGCEEAAHPPGRSSEDHPPSSGSAAQEALGNSAIQDLDFVSSAILWHFVTDICLEASPADDHHANSCSSRMRRASEEFSNYIMYLVVKCSIMLGSDGHYGVKVARRDVTLFLGMVVDRTEFIQKVRDGDLALNLKEFPALHRAHRVSSELLKIKAHNRWKLIALVWVEMLCYVAHNCGAGFHAKHLSTGGEFVTHVKMLLFILGFPLRGHTKEQLFPSEEIEERKFFKSSHPWRRG from the exons ATGCCACCGCTGCCGACATCGTG caGCAGGTTGATTGCGCGAGCTCAACAACTGTGGAACGAATGGGAGGTCCAGTGCCTGGTGCTAGTGAGCTTCTGGCTGCAGACCTTTCTCCTCTTCGCCGCGGGCTTCCGGAAGCACCGCAGATCGCGCGTGCTCAGCGGGCTGCTGTGGCTTGCCTACCTCTCTGCAGACTCCGTTGCTATCTACGTCCTGGGCCGGCTCACGCTGCACACCGGCGATCCACGCCACCAGCTGGTGATCTTCTGGGCACCATTCCTGCTGCTACATCTTGGCGGGCAGGAGACCATCGCAGCTTTCTCTATGGAGGACTGCGCGCTGTGGAAGCGGCACCTGCTGAACCTGGCGACCCAGTCGACGCTAGCCATTTACGTCGTCGGCAAGCAGTGGCGAGGGGACATGCGTCTTATGGCCCCCATGCTGATCATGTTCGTCTGCGGGGTGGGCAAGTACGCTGAGAGAGCGTGGGATCTCAGGAGGGCAGGCTCACGGGCACCTGGAAGCAGGTCCATCGCTGGTCATGTTACCGGCGCCAGGCGGGAATTCGAACGTGAAGTGTTTTGGTATTACGACAGGCTGAACCAAATCCTTTCGGAGAAACTCCAGCTCAACTTCGAGCTAGTCACGGAGGTGGCCACCCGGGGCTTCCAGCTGAGCTTAGATTTTCTCATGGACGTGATACCTGCGAAATCCCTGCGCCCTGAAACCGACTGGAACGAAGGCCTCGTGGCGAGGATCAAATCTTCTGAGAATCGAGCAGATCTGGTGTACAGGTTGGCCGAAGTTCAGCTCTCCTTGATCTATGACTACTTGTACACCAAGTTTGGAGGCTTCTTGGGCGTGCTGCATCGGCCAACCACCTTTGTTCTAACCTCTATAGCTCTGTGCTCATTCCGCATTGTTCTGGCTGACCAGAACCAGAAGGGGACACCAACACCAACCAGCAGCTACTATGGAACTGATGTTATCATATCATACATATTGCTTGCCGGTGCCTTTGCGCTGGAGATCTCCTCCATCCTCATGTGGTTCACGTCATCATACTGGCCATACATGACCATTGCATCCCTTCAGAATCGGCGTCGCCACAAAGCTTTCCAGACAATGTTGCTCATCATTGCTAGGCGCCTAGGTCGAGAGAGCAGAGTTGAATGGTCGGGGAAGTTGCCTCAATACAACATGATTGGTGCATGCATCCGGGAGAAGCAAGCTGGCGGCACATGGGACAAAATGATGCTATGTATCGGCATCGAGAGAGACTACACCACACAAGTTGTTGTCTCCCCCGAGGTAAAGATGGTGCTTCTTGACCGACTGCTTGAGATAGCCACTTCCACTTCAAGTGCCGCAGAGGACCTGGACTTCGGTACTTTCCGTGGCCAGTGGGCTCGCAATGGAGTTCATTGGCCTTGCTTCTCTGGATGTGAAGAAGCTGCTCATCCGCCCGGCCGTTCCTCTGAAGACCACCCCCCTTCCTCTGGAAGTGCAGCTCAAGAAGCACTTGGGAATAGTGCAATCCAAGATTTGGATTTTGTATCAAGTGCCATTCTTTGGCACTTTGTTACGGACATATGCCTAGAGGCTAGTCCGGCTGATGACCACCATGCAAACAGTTGCAGCTCCAGGATGAGAAGGGCTAGCGAAGAGTTTTCGAATTACATCATGTACCTCGTTGTCAAGTGCAGTATAATGCTTGGAAGCGATGGGCATTACGGGGTCAAAGTCGCACGACGCGATGTGACGCTGTTTCTTGGCATGGTCGTTGACCGGACGGAGTTCATCCAGAAAGTGCGTGATGGCGACCTTGCTCTCAACCTTAAGGAATTCCCTGCACTTCATCGAGCACACCGTGTCTCCTCAGAGCTGCTTAAGATAAAAGCACACAACAGGTGGAAACTCATCGCATTGGTATGGGTGGAGATGCTTTGCTACGTTGCACATAATTGTGGGGCTGGATTCCATGCCAAGCACCTCAGCACCGGTGGAGAGTTCGTCACCCATGTCAAGATGCTGTTGTTTATCCTAGGCTTTCCTTTGCGTGGGCATACTAAGGAACAGCTATTTCCTTCAGAAGAGATAGAAGAGAGAAAGTTCTTCAAGAGTTCTCATCCTTGGAGACGGGGATGA
- the LOC136509007 gene encoding uncharacterized protein isoform X2 has translation MRVLRDCQSCVRTAQSYTPTDQRSRLIARAQQLWNEWEVQCLVLVSFWLQTFLLFAAGFRKHRRSRVLSGLLWLAYLSADSVAIYVLGRLTLHTGDPRHQLVIFWAPFLLLHLGGQETIAAFSMEDCALWKRHLLNLATQSTLAIYVVGKQWRGDMRLMAPMLIMFVCGVGKYAERAWDLRRAGSRAPGSRSIAGHVTGARREFEREVFWYYDRLNQILSEKLQLNFELVTEVATRGFQLSLDFLMDVIPAKSLRPETDWNEGLVARIKSSENRADLVYRLAEVQLSLIYDYLYTKFGGFLGVLHRPTTFVLTSIALCSFRIVLADQNQKGTPTPTSSYYGTDVIISYILLAGAFALEISSILMWFTSSYWPYMTIASLQNRRRHKAFQTMLLIIARRLGRESRVEWSGKLPQYNMIGACIREKQAGGTWDKMMLCIGIERDYTTQVVVSPEVKMVLLDRLLEIATSTSSAAEDLDFGTFRGQWARNGVHWPCFSGCEEAAHPPGRSSEDHPPSSGSAAQEALGNSAIQDLDFVSSAILWHFVTDICLEASPADDHHANSCSSRMRRASEEFSNYIMYLVVKCSIMLGSDGHYGVKVARRDVTLFLGMVVDRTEFIQKVRDGDLALNLKEFPALHRAHRVSSELLKIKAHNRWKLIALVWVEMLCYVAHNCGAGFHAKHLSTGGEFVTHVKMLLFILGFPLRGHTKEQLFPSEEIEERKFFKSSHPWRRG, from the exons ATGAGGGTGCTGAGGGACTGTCAGAGTTGCGTCCGCACCGCGCAGAGCTACACTCCCACTGATCAACGCAG CAGGTTGATTGCGCGAGCTCAACAACTGTGGAACGAATGGGAGGTCCAGTGCCTGGTGCTAGTGAGCTTCTGGCTGCAGACCTTTCTCCTCTTCGCCGCGGGCTTCCGGAAGCACCGCAGATCGCGCGTGCTCAGCGGGCTGCTGTGGCTTGCCTACCTCTCTGCAGACTCCGTTGCTATCTACGTCCTGGGCCGGCTCACGCTGCACACCGGCGATCCACGCCACCAGCTGGTGATCTTCTGGGCACCATTCCTGCTGCTACATCTTGGCGGGCAGGAGACCATCGCAGCTTTCTCTATGGAGGACTGCGCGCTGTGGAAGCGGCACCTGCTGAACCTGGCGACCCAGTCGACGCTAGCCATTTACGTCGTCGGCAAGCAGTGGCGAGGGGACATGCGTCTTATGGCCCCCATGCTGATCATGTTCGTCTGCGGGGTGGGCAAGTACGCTGAGAGAGCGTGGGATCTCAGGAGGGCAGGCTCACGGGCACCTGGAAGCAGGTCCATCGCTGGTCATGTTACCGGCGCCAGGCGGGAATTCGAACGTGAAGTGTTTTGGTATTACGACAGGCTGAACCAAATCCTTTCGGAGAAACTCCAGCTCAACTTCGAGCTAGTCACGGAGGTGGCCACCCGGGGCTTCCAGCTGAGCTTAGATTTTCTCATGGACGTGATACCTGCGAAATCCCTGCGCCCTGAAACCGACTGGAACGAAGGCCTCGTGGCGAGGATCAAATCTTCTGAGAATCGAGCAGATCTGGTGTACAGGTTGGCCGAAGTTCAGCTCTCCTTGATCTATGACTACTTGTACACCAAGTTTGGAGGCTTCTTGGGCGTGCTGCATCGGCCAACCACCTTTGTTCTAACCTCTATAGCTCTGTGCTCATTCCGCATTGTTCTGGCTGACCAGAACCAGAAGGGGACACCAACACCAACCAGCAGCTACTATGGAACTGATGTTATCATATCATACATATTGCTTGCCGGTGCCTTTGCGCTGGAGATCTCCTCCATCCTCATGTGGTTCACGTCATCATACTGGCCATACATGACCATTGCATCCCTTCAGAATCGGCGTCGCCACAAAGCTTTCCAGACAATGTTGCTCATCATTGCTAGGCGCCTAGGTCGAGAGAGCAGAGTTGAATGGTCGGGGAAGTTGCCTCAATACAACATGATTGGTGCATGCATCCGGGAGAAGCAAGCTGGCGGCACATGGGACAAAATGATGCTATGTATCGGCATCGAGAGAGACTACACCACACAAGTTGTTGTCTCCCCCGAGGTAAAGATGGTGCTTCTTGACCGACTGCTTGAGATAGCCACTTCCACTTCAAGTGCCGCAGAGGACCTGGACTTCGGTACTTTCCGTGGCCAGTGGGCTCGCAATGGAGTTCATTGGCCTTGCTTCTCTGGATGTGAAGAAGCTGCTCATCCGCCCGGCCGTTCCTCTGAAGACCACCCCCCTTCCTCTGGAAGTGCAGCTCAAGAAGCACTTGGGAATAGTGCAATCCAAGATTTGGATTTTGTATCAAGTGCCATTCTTTGGCACTTTGTTACGGACATATGCCTAGAGGCTAGTCCGGCTGATGACCACCATGCAAACAGTTGCAGCTCCAGGATGAGAAGGGCTAGCGAAGAGTTTTCGAATTACATCATGTACCTCGTTGTCAAGTGCAGTATAATGCTTGGAAGCGATGGGCATTACGGGGTCAAAGTCGCACGACGCGATGTGACGCTGTTTCTTGGCATGGTCGTTGACCGGACGGAGTTCATCCAGAAAGTGCGTGATGGCGACCTTGCTCTCAACCTTAAGGAATTCCCTGCACTTCATCGAGCACACCGTGTCTCCTCAGAGCTGCTTAAGATAAAAGCACACAACAGGTGGAAACTCATCGCATTGGTATGGGTGGAGATGCTTTGCTACGTTGCACATAATTGTGGGGCTGGATTCCATGCCAAGCACCTCAGCACCGGTGGAGAGTTCGTCACCCATGTCAAGATGCTGTTGTTTATCCTAGGCTTTCCTTTGCGTGGGCATACTAAGGAACAGCTATTTCCTTCAGAAGAGATAGAAGAGAGAAAGTTCTTCAAGAGTTCTCATCCTTGGAGACGGGGATGA
- the LOC136509007 gene encoding uncharacterized protein isoform X1 encodes MRVLRDCQSCVRTAQSYTPTDQRSSRLIARAQQLWNEWEVQCLVLVSFWLQTFLLFAAGFRKHRRSRVLSGLLWLAYLSADSVAIYVLGRLTLHTGDPRHQLVIFWAPFLLLHLGGQETIAAFSMEDCALWKRHLLNLATQSTLAIYVVGKQWRGDMRLMAPMLIMFVCGVGKYAERAWDLRRAGSRAPGSRSIAGHVTGARREFEREVFWYYDRLNQILSEKLQLNFELVTEVATRGFQLSLDFLMDVIPAKSLRPETDWNEGLVARIKSSENRADLVYRLAEVQLSLIYDYLYTKFGGFLGVLHRPTTFVLTSIALCSFRIVLADQNQKGTPTPTSSYYGTDVIISYILLAGAFALEISSILMWFTSSYWPYMTIASLQNRRRHKAFQTMLLIIARRLGRESRVEWSGKLPQYNMIGACIREKQAGGTWDKMMLCIGIERDYTTQVVVSPEVKMVLLDRLLEIATSTSSAAEDLDFGTFRGQWARNGVHWPCFSGCEEAAHPPGRSSEDHPPSSGSAAQEALGNSAIQDLDFVSSAILWHFVTDICLEASPADDHHANSCSSRMRRASEEFSNYIMYLVVKCSIMLGSDGHYGVKVARRDVTLFLGMVVDRTEFIQKVRDGDLALNLKEFPALHRAHRVSSELLKIKAHNRWKLIALVWVEMLCYVAHNCGAGFHAKHLSTGGEFVTHVKMLLFILGFPLRGHTKEQLFPSEEIEERKFFKSSHPWRRG; translated from the exons ATGAGGGTGCTGAGGGACTGTCAGAGTTGCGTCCGCACCGCGCAGAGCTACACTCCCACTGATCAACGCAG caGCAGGTTGATTGCGCGAGCTCAACAACTGTGGAACGAATGGGAGGTCCAGTGCCTGGTGCTAGTGAGCTTCTGGCTGCAGACCTTTCTCCTCTTCGCCGCGGGCTTCCGGAAGCACCGCAGATCGCGCGTGCTCAGCGGGCTGCTGTGGCTTGCCTACCTCTCTGCAGACTCCGTTGCTATCTACGTCCTGGGCCGGCTCACGCTGCACACCGGCGATCCACGCCACCAGCTGGTGATCTTCTGGGCACCATTCCTGCTGCTACATCTTGGCGGGCAGGAGACCATCGCAGCTTTCTCTATGGAGGACTGCGCGCTGTGGAAGCGGCACCTGCTGAACCTGGCGACCCAGTCGACGCTAGCCATTTACGTCGTCGGCAAGCAGTGGCGAGGGGACATGCGTCTTATGGCCCCCATGCTGATCATGTTCGTCTGCGGGGTGGGCAAGTACGCTGAGAGAGCGTGGGATCTCAGGAGGGCAGGCTCACGGGCACCTGGAAGCAGGTCCATCGCTGGTCATGTTACCGGCGCCAGGCGGGAATTCGAACGTGAAGTGTTTTGGTATTACGACAGGCTGAACCAAATCCTTTCGGAGAAACTCCAGCTCAACTTCGAGCTAGTCACGGAGGTGGCCACCCGGGGCTTCCAGCTGAGCTTAGATTTTCTCATGGACGTGATACCTGCGAAATCCCTGCGCCCTGAAACCGACTGGAACGAAGGCCTCGTGGCGAGGATCAAATCTTCTGAGAATCGAGCAGATCTGGTGTACAGGTTGGCCGAAGTTCAGCTCTCCTTGATCTATGACTACTTGTACACCAAGTTTGGAGGCTTCTTGGGCGTGCTGCATCGGCCAACCACCTTTGTTCTAACCTCTATAGCTCTGTGCTCATTCCGCATTGTTCTGGCTGACCAGAACCAGAAGGGGACACCAACACCAACCAGCAGCTACTATGGAACTGATGTTATCATATCATACATATTGCTTGCCGGTGCCTTTGCGCTGGAGATCTCCTCCATCCTCATGTGGTTCACGTCATCATACTGGCCATACATGACCATTGCATCCCTTCAGAATCGGCGTCGCCACAAAGCTTTCCAGACAATGTTGCTCATCATTGCTAGGCGCCTAGGTCGAGAGAGCAGAGTTGAATGGTCGGGGAAGTTGCCTCAATACAACATGATTGGTGCATGCATCCGGGAGAAGCAAGCTGGCGGCACATGGGACAAAATGATGCTATGTATCGGCATCGAGAGAGACTACACCACACAAGTTGTTGTCTCCCCCGAGGTAAAGATGGTGCTTCTTGACCGACTGCTTGAGATAGCCACTTCCACTTCAAGTGCCGCAGAGGACCTGGACTTCGGTACTTTCCGTGGCCAGTGGGCTCGCAATGGAGTTCATTGGCCTTGCTTCTCTGGATGTGAAGAAGCTGCTCATCCGCCCGGCCGTTCCTCTGAAGACCACCCCCCTTCCTCTGGAAGTGCAGCTCAAGAAGCACTTGGGAATAGTGCAATCCAAGATTTGGATTTTGTATCAAGTGCCATTCTTTGGCACTTTGTTACGGACATATGCCTAGAGGCTAGTCCGGCTGATGACCACCATGCAAACAGTTGCAGCTCCAGGATGAGAAGGGCTAGCGAAGAGTTTTCGAATTACATCATGTACCTCGTTGTCAAGTGCAGTATAATGCTTGGAAGCGATGGGCATTACGGGGTCAAAGTCGCACGACGCGATGTGACGCTGTTTCTTGGCATGGTCGTTGACCGGACGGAGTTCATCCAGAAAGTGCGTGATGGCGACCTTGCTCTCAACCTTAAGGAATTCCCTGCACTTCATCGAGCACACCGTGTCTCCTCAGAGCTGCTTAAGATAAAAGCACACAACAGGTGGAAACTCATCGCATTGGTATGGGTGGAGATGCTTTGCTACGTTGCACATAATTGTGGGGCTGGATTCCATGCCAAGCACCTCAGCACCGGTGGAGAGTTCGTCACCCATGTCAAGATGCTGTTGTTTATCCTAGGCTTTCCTTTGCGTGGGCATACTAAGGAACAGCTATTTCCTTCAGAAGAGATAGAAGAGAGAAAGTTCTTCAAGAGTTCTCATCCTTGGAGACGGGGATGA